The following nucleotide sequence is from Apium graveolens cultivar Ventura chromosome 4, ASM990537v1, whole genome shotgun sequence.
CAAGTGAGAAAGAGATTCTAAATTTTTTAGAATGAACTAAAAAATTGTTGGAGACCATTTTTATGCCAAAATCCTCAAATTTTAACTTAAAAATTATAAAGAGGAgttgttggagttgctctaaatCATTCTAAATATAAAGTCATATTATCTTATATGCCAAATGTGGAGTGTACAAAGTCCACCCCACGCTAACAAACCAGAAAGAATACTACTACTACTAGTGGTACATATTTGCGTTGCAACTACACACGCTAGCTACCACACTCTCAAACGACTTGATAAAGAACACAATCTCGAAACTGCTGctcctttttttttttttacatcAATGATTTGAGTGACCTTGCTTTTATTCGCTTTCGAACTCCCTTTTTCCCATTCTCATCACCATCCTCAACCTCAATCCCCACCATATCATCCTCTTCTATGTCCTCGAAGATTTCGGAGTCCGGAAGAAGATGCATTGCGGTGACATCTTCACTTTTCTTGCTCAATTCTCGAGCAATTTTCCTCTTTCCCCACGTCGCACCAAACCCGTCATAATAGTACAAAGATTTGTACGGGTTGGATTCGGGTTTGGATTTTTTGGGCTGCTTAACATTGCTAGTAGTTTTCTTGGTAACTGGACGAATGTAGATTTGGAGGTGAAATCCTTGTTTAGCTTCTAGCCCACAAATCCAGTTTCCATTTTCATCAGTTTTCGAACAATAACTAATATTGATGGACTCTTTGTCTTGTTCCTCGTAGTCCACACATACATTTTTATCCCCGCCAGCCCAAAACTTACTGCCCACATTAATGTAAATGCTACAAAAATGTAATTATTACCCCAAAAAACACATGTACAGTATATCCGGCTAGTAAAGCAAAAAGCACGTATTACGACGGATAATTTAAGTACCTCTCCACTATTTTCCTAACAAACCCGGCCGCGTGAAAGTCAAAATATAAACAAAAGCCCTAGTATTAAATATCAAGATCTAAATTGTAAACCCACTTAAATTCAAAGAAATTAGTCGGCAGGTTACCTCTCTAAAGCCTTATTTTGCAACAAGCTCTCATTTTCTTGAACCTACATAAACATCATAAAGAAACATACAGTTATACAATCCTGGAacgaaaaatattattttaacgagTTTATATGTTATATCCACAAAAATATTACTATGTTGTATCCTTTATGTTGGgacaaaaaaaaatattaaggAAATTACTATTTTTTTTGACGAGTAGTTAATCGAGGTTCAAATATAAATATACTACTACTAAAAAACCGAAACAGAAAAGACTCACTAACCTAAAACATGTACATATTGTAATATTTGAGGTTTGTATGGAACAATACGAGATGGGCTCCAAACCCTAAAAAATATGAAGTACGATGTACAAAAAATGCAATAGCAATATTAGGAATAGTAACTAAAACGGGGGTGTCTCAGATCTGTATATATAGGGTGAAATATATATAAGTCAATAGTGTTAAAAGAGTGGAGAATAGAGCTGACCTGAAAAAATGGAGGTGCTACTGTAGCTGAAGCGGAGAAGGTAGTGGGGACGTCCCATGGAGATTGGTTGAGCTGACACAGCTGAGTTGCTGACTCGGATGGAACTCGGACGGTGTTTTTTCTGATTCTCATGATAGGTTTTGGTTAGTTTTTAGGGAAATGAAACCAGGTcgggagagagaagagagaaagagaggcAGAGAGAGAAGAAATACAGGAGGACAGAACGGTAATAATTAAGATCCAATTACCAAAACCCTTTTCCTTTTATATTCAACATTTTATGGTCTACCTAGTAAATgtcttataaatataataaaatattgtgtctaaattatttaaaataaatttgttATACATCAAATTCaacaaaatattttaaatttatatcttattactaaaataataatatatttgaattataa
It contains:
- the LOC141720330 gene encoding uncharacterized protein LOC141720330 isoform X1, yielding MRIRKNTVRVPSESATQLCQLNQSPWDVPTTFSASATVAPPFFQVQENESLLQNKALESIYINVGSKFWAGGDKNVCVDYEEQDKESINISYCSKTDENGNWICGLEAKQGFHLQIYIRPVTKKTTSNVKQPKKSKPESNPYKSLYYYDGFGATWGKRKIARELSKKSEDVTAMHLLPDSEIFEDIEEDDMVGIEVEDGDENGKKGVRKRIKARSLKSLM
- the LOC141720330 gene encoding uncharacterized protein LOC141720330 isoform X2: MRIRKNTVRVPSESATQLCQLNQSPWDVPTTFSASATVAPPFFQVQENESLLQNKALESKFWAGGDKNVCVDYEEQDKESINISYCSKTDENGNWICGLEAKQGFHLQIYIRPVTKKTTSNVKQPKKSKPESNPYKSLYYYDGFGATWGKRKIARELSKKSEDVTAMHLLPDSEIFEDIEEDDMVGIEVEDGDENGKKGVRKRIKARSLKSLM